Proteins co-encoded in one Anaerolineales bacterium genomic window:
- the rpmD gene encoding 50S ribosomal protein L30, with protein sequence MPKSGTSTGKIRVTLVRSPIGYSQRQKRTVRALGLRRLNQTIEHADNPAVRGMVASVNHLVRLEE encoded by the coding sequence ATGCCTAAGAGCGGCACCTCGACTGGGAAGATCCGGGTCACGCTCGTCCGGAGCCCGATCGGCTACAGCCAGCGACAGAAGCGGACAGTGCGAGCCCTCGGGTTGCGCCGGCTGAATCAGACCATTGAACACGCCGACAACCCGGCCGTGCGGGGCATGGTGGCGAGCGTCAACCACCTGGTCAGGCTGGAGGAGTAG